A single window of Athene noctua chromosome 1, bAthNoc1.hap1.1, whole genome shotgun sequence DNA harbors:
- the COL10A1 gene encoding collagen alpha-1(X) chain has protein sequence MHLQISLLLLFCLNIVHGSDGYFSERYQKQSSIKGPHFLPFNVKSQGVQIRGEQGPPGPPGPIGPRGQPGPAGKPGFGSPGPQGPPGPPGPPGFSAVGKPGMPGLPGKPGDRGLNGEKGEAGPVGLPGARGPQGPPGTPGPAGLSVPGKPGPQGPPGAQGPRGLPGEKGEPGIPGINGPKGENGFGVPGRPGSRGLPGPQGPRGLPGPAGVGKPGENGLPGQPGMKGDRGLPGAPGTAGIPGPQGPPGEPGEAGIGKPGPMGPPGAAGIPGAKGHPGPAGLPGSPGLPGFGKPGLPGMKGHRGPEGPPGLPGPKGDQGPAGVPGEPGPAGPPGNMGPQGLKGLPGENGLPGPKGDTGPAGLPGLPGAKGERGLPGLEGKPGYPGEQGLAGPKGHPGFPGPKGDTGHAGLPGLPGPVGPQGVKGVPGINGEPGPRGPSGIPGIRGPIGPPGLPGAPGAKGEPGAPGLPGPAGISTKGLSGPMGPPGPPGPKGNNGEPGLPGPPGPPGPPGQAVVPQMPESYVKAGESRELSGMSFIKGGVNQALTGMPVSAFSVILSKAYPAATVPIKFDKILYNRQQHYDPRTGIFTCRIPGLYYFSYHVHAKGTNVWVALYKNGSPLMYTYDEYKKGYLDQASGSAVIDLMENDQVWLQLPNSESNGLYSSDYVHSSFSGFLFARI, from the exons ATGCATTTACAAATATCCTTACTGCTGCTGTTTTGTCTGAACATTGTCCATGGCAGTGATGGATATTTTTCTGAGAGATATCAGAAACAATCCAGCATCAAGGGACCACATTTTCTACCATTCAATGTAAAGAGTCAAG gTGTGCAGATAAGGGGTGAACAAGGACCCCCTGGTCCCCCAGGTCCCATTGGACCAAGAGGACAACCAGGTCCTGCAGGAAAGCCAGGGTTTGGAAGTCCTGGCCCCCAAGGCCCCCCTGGTCCCCCAGGACCACCTGGATTTTCTGCGGTTGGAAAGCCAGGCATGCCAGGTCTACCAGGAAAGCCAGGAGACAGAGGACTAAATGGTGAGAAAGGAGAAGCTGGACCTGTTGGGCTCCCAGGAGCAAGAGGTCCACAAGGACCCCCCGGCACTCCTGGTCCTGCAGGACTGTCTGTTCCTGGCAAACCAGGACCACAAGGCCCTCCAGGAGCTCAAGGACCGAGGGGCCTCCCTGGGGAGAAAGGAGAACCAGGTATCCCTGGTATAAATGGACCAAAAGGAGAAAATGGATTTGGCGTTCCAGGCCGCCCAGGTAGCAGGGGTCTTCCAGGCCCACAGGGACCCCGGGGcctccctggtcctgctggggtAGGGAAGCCTGGCGAAAATGGTCTTCCAGGTCAGCCAGGGATGAAAGGTGACAGAGGTTTACCAGGTGCACCTGGAACAGCTGGTATCCCAGGTCCCCAGGGTCCCCCAGGAGAGCCCGGAGAAGCTGGCATTGGCAAGCCTGGGCCAATGGGACCACCAGGAGCAGCAGGCATCCCCGGAGCGAAGGGACACCCTGGACCTGCAGGCTTGCCTGGATCCCCAGGTCTTCCAGGATTTGGAAAGCCAGGATTGCCAGGGATGAAGGGACACAGGGGGCCTGAAGGTCCTCCTGGCCTTCCAGGACCTAAAGGAGACCAAGGCCCAGCTGGTGTGCCAGGAGAACCAGGGCCTGCTGGGCCACCAGGGAACATGGGCCCTCAAGGACTCAAAGGCTTACCTGGTGAGAATGGCCTACCTGGGCCCAAAGGCGACACGGGTCCTGCAGGCCTCCCGGGACTCCCAGGGGCCAAGGGTGAACGAGGTCTACCAGGATTAGAAGGGAAACCAGGATACCCGGGTGAGCAGGGTCTTGCTGGTCCTAAGGGACACCCAGGTTTCCCAGGTCCAAAAGGTGACACTGGCCATGCTGGGCTACCTGGCCTGCCCGGTCCAGTAGGTCCGCAAGGAGTTAAGGGAGTGCCAGGGATCAATGGCGAGCCAGGCCCCCGAGGGCCTTCGGGAATACCTGGGATCAGAGGCCCCATTGGCCCCCCTGGCCTACCAGGAGCCCCCGGTGCGAAAGGTGAGCCAGGAGCCCCCGGACTCCCAGGCCCGGCAGGTATTTCTACTAAAGGCTTAAGCGGACCCATGGGACCGCCTGGACCCCCGGGGCCTAAAGGCAACAATGGAGAGCCTGGTTTGCCAGGCCCCCCAGGTCCTCCTGGTCCCCCCGGCCAAGCTGTAGTCCCACAGATGCCTGAAAGCTATGTTAAAGCAGGAGAGTCTCGGGAGCTATCGGGAATGTCTTTCATAAAAGGAGGAGTAAACCAAGCTCTTACAGGGATGCCAGTGTCTGCTTTCAGTGTCATCCTCTCAAAAGCCTACCCTGCAGCAACAGTACCCATCAAATTTGATAAAATCTTGTACAACAGGCAACAACACTATGACCCCAGAACAGGAATCTTCACCTGCAGGATCCCTGGACTGTACTATTTCTCCTACCATGTACATGCAAAAGGAACAAATGTTTGGGTTGCACTCTACAAAAATGGTTCCCCACTCATGTACACCTATGACGAATATAAGAAAGGATACCTTGACCAGGCTTCTGGCAGTGCTGTCATCGATCTCATGGAGAACGATCAAGTATGGCTCCAACTGCCCAATTCAGAATCTAATGGTCTCTATTCCTCTGACTACGTTCACTCTTCTTTCTCAGGTTTCCTCTTTGCTCGTATCTAA